The following DNA comes from Chitinophaga nivalis.
AAAGACTCGATAACGGCATTTTGCTGGTAGCTGCCCGCAGCAGTATTATGCAGGTAACCGGGAAGATGATTGACTGGTGGTTCAGCTATGTACAGCACACAGAACAATACAAATGGTGGCACGAAGAAGACCATGTGTTCAGTGACTGGATAGGAGAGCGGGGCACCGGAAAATACATCGGCGGTACCCATATTGCTTACGAAAAACTGGGCGGTGATACCATCCATAAACTGAAAATCAATTTCCTGGACCCAGCGGAATTACTGGATACCAGCCGGTTTGCAGCGAGTGGGGTGAGCACAGCCATACATGCCCGCCTGGGGGAAGCCGGCAAAAAAGGCTGGACTGCGAAAATGGTGCATTTCGTCAGAGATACACCGTATGGATGTGAGATGAGAAGCCGTTTCTGGTTAGGTTGTTTTGAAGACATCGACCTGGCCAATGATTACGATACACGGGTAGCCGTATATCCGGATGAAATTGGCTATGGTTTGCAAAAACATTGTCATGAAGAGATGAGTAACCTGGGTATTTTCCTGCCGGCTTTATATGAGCGGGAAACGGGGTTGAAACGTTGAGGATAGCAGTGATGGTGCATAAAAAAACCGGCATGTTGATGCCGGTTTTTTTATGCATTCAGGAAAGATTTTCTTCCTGAGTGATGGCTACCGTATCTATAGGGGAACAGTGAACACCTTCTTGTTCCAGGTGCTCGTTGCCCCACTGATCCATCATCCGGATGACCGGTATCAGTAATTTACCCCGTTCGGTCAGGTGGTATTCCACGCGCAGCGGGAGTTCATGGTAAACAGTTTTATATACGACGCTACATTCTTCCAGTTCCTTCAGCTGTTGGTTGATAACCCGCCTCGGTGCTTCCGGAATGTGACGGTGTATTTCACTGGGCCGCCGGATGGCGGAATGGATGCAGTCCAGTATACATGGTTTCCATTTGCCTCCTAATACTTTCATCGTCATATTTACGCCATAGTCTAACTGTTCCGGAATTTTTTTTACGTACATATGCCTGTATTTTGGAAAACAAAGATAAGGGATCCCACAAACAGTTAATGTTTGAAATCAGCGATGGTTATATAGGGTGAAATTTATCACTGCGGGAATCTTTATTCCCTTATTGTCTGCGCCCCTGATTAAAAAGACATTTGTGCCCTCAGTCAGTAAACAGACCGGCCAACTGTTTACGTTTTAATAAAATTACTATGTTCAAAAAAATAATTGACCGGCCCGTAACGGCTACGGTAATATCAGTTATCATATTTATACTGGGGGTACTGGCCCTGAAAAGATTACCCATAGAAACTTTTCCGGACATCGCGCCGCCATCAGTAGTCGTATCTGCCCGTTATCCGGGCGCCAATGCGGAAACCGTTGCCCGCGCCGTGGCTACCCCACTGGAGCAGGCCATTAACGGGGTAGAAAACATGACCTATATGTCTTCCGCTTCTTCCAACGATGGTTCCCTGGCGATCTCCATTTTTTTCGCACTGGGTACCAATCCTGATCAGGCTGCGGTAAATGTGCAGAACCGCGTGGCACAGGCAGTGAATCAATTGCCGAAAGAAGTCGTGCAAACAGGGATCATTACCGCCAAACAACAAAATGGTATGTTGATGTCTGTAGAGCTGCACGCAAAAGATCACCGGTACGATGGTGAATTTGTCAGCAACTATGCGCTGATCAATATCATTCCTAAAATTCAAAGAATCAAAGGGGTGGGTAAAGCAGGCCTGTACGGCAGCAAGGACTATGCGATGCGTATCTGGCTCAATCCTGGCCAGCTGGCGGCTTACCGCATGACGCCCCAGGAAGTGATCAACGCCATTAACAACCAGAACCTGGAAGCAGCGCCCGGCCGTTTGGGAGAAGGCAGCGATGTGGCCTATGAGTATGCCATCAAGTATAAAGGCAAACTGAATAAAGAACCTGATTACGAAAACATCGTGGTGCGCGCAGATACCAGTGGGCGCATATTGCGGCTGAAAGATGTGGCCCGGGTGGAACTGGGCTCTCTGGATCACGCATATGCAGATGCCATCACCATTGAAGGCAAACCAGATGCGGCCATCATCATTTACCAGACGCCCGGCTCCAATGCCAACGATATCCAAACGGAGATACTCGCGTTGATGGAAAAGGAAAAAAAGAAATTCCCGGCAGGCATTACCTACGACGTGAGTTTCAGTACTAAAAAATTCCTCGATGAATCCATTGATCAGGTAAAACATACGCTGATAGAGGCGTTTGTACTGGTATTTCTGGTGGTGTTTATCTTCCTGCAGGATTTCCGCTCTACGCTGATTCCGGCGATTGCTGTACCGGTATCGATTGTAGGTACTTTTTTCTTTATGAAACTCTTTGGCTTTACGATCAACCTGCTTACCCTGTTTGCCTTGATTCTGGCCATTGGTATTGTGGTGGATGATGCCATTGTAGTGGTAGAAGCCGTGCATACCCGGCTGGGTAAGAAAGAAGGCGCCCGCAAAGCTACGGTGGGAGCGATGAGTGAAATTACCGGTGCGATCTTTTCGATTACCCTGGTGATGGCGGCGGTATTTTTACCGGTAGGCCTGATGGATGGCCCGGTGGGCGTATTCTATCGCCAGTTTGCTTTTACCCTGGCCATTGCCATTGTGTTATCGGCCTTTAATGCGCTAACACTGAGTCCGGCGTTGTGTGTATTGTTCCTGAAAGAAACGCATGCGGGTAATGAAAAGGGATGGCGCCGGTTTTTCGGTTTGTTCAATGTGGCCTTTGAGGCATTAACCGGCCGTTATATACAGGCGATTCGTTTTCTGGTGAAGCGTAAATGGTGGGCGTTTGGTGGCCTGGCCGTGGTAACAGCCGCCGGTTTTATACTGGCCTATACGGCGCCGAAGGCATTTATTCCTGCAGAAGACCAGAGTAACCTGATTAGCACCGTGAGCCTGCCACCAGGAGCAGGGCTGGAACGTACGCGGCGATTGCTGGCGAAAGCAGATGAGAAAATCCGGAAAATGGACGCCGTAAAATTCAATGCCATTGTGTTGGGAGAGAACCTGATGGCTGCCAGTACTTCGCCTTCTTTTGCTTCTATCTATATTGTACTGAAACCTAAAAAGGAGCGAGGCCCGGTGGCTGATATTGATGCCGTGGTGGATTCCGTAGGCCGCATTTTCAACCAGATATCCGAAGGGAATGCCTTTACTTTCAATATGCCCACAGTACAAGGTTTTGGCGCGGTAGACGGACTGGATGTGGCATTGCAGGATAATACCGGTGGTTCCATTGAGAAGCTGGCAGATCAGGCAGATAAGTTCATCGCAGCACTGCAGCAACGAAAGGAAATTGGCGGCGCCTTTACCTCCTTTAATGCCCGTTTCCCGCAATATCAGCTGGAAGTGGATGAAACAAAAGCCCGGCAGCTGGGGATGGAAGTGAGTGATATCCTCAGCACCATGCAAGCCTTTTATGGCAGTATGTACGCCTCTGATTTTAACCGGTTTGGCAAGTATTACCGGGTGGTAGTACAAGCAGATGCGCCTTATCGCACCGATGAGCGTAGCCTGGATAATGTACACGTGAAAAATGCCTATGGTGAAATGGTGCCGTTGAAATCCGTGGCGCACCTGGAACGGGTATTCGGACCAGAGGTGGTGAATCACCTGAACCAGGCCAACGCGGTTACTATTAGTGTACAGGCCGCGAAAGGCTTTTCTACCGGCGATGCCATGCGGGCCGTGAATGAAACCGCTGAAGCCTTGCCCATCGGGTATTCGCACGAATACATCGGTATGGCGCGTGAAGAAGCGGCGGCAGGCACACAGATGGTATTCATCTTCGGATTATGTATTGTGTTTGTGTATTTCCTGCTGGCTGCGCAATATGAAAGTTATGTACTGCCGCTGGCGGTTATCTTATCGCTGCCTGCCGGTATTTTCGGCGTATTTGCCTTTATCCGGATGATGGGTATTACCAACAATATTTATGTGCAGATAGGATTAATTATGTTGATAGGGTTGCTGGCGAAGAATGCGATCCTGATTGTGGAGTTTGCCGTGCAACGCCGCCGGTCAGGTCAATCATTGATAGCGGCTGCAACAGCAGCGGCTGCGTTGCGCCTGCGGCCTATTCTCATGACTTCCTTCGCCTTCATTGCAGGATTATTGCCGTTGTTGTTTGCGCAGGGAGCTTCCGAGCAGGGCAACCGGTCTATTGCTACGGGTACGGTAGGTGGTATGCTGACGGGTGTAGTATTGGGGGTATTTGTTATCCCGGTATTGTTTGTTGTATTCCAGGCCCTGCATGAAAGATTTTTTGGCAGAAAAGAAAAATTGAAAGAATTGGCAGTCGCCTGATATAGTTATTGATACAGTATAAAATATAGAACGGGGAGCCGGTTTACCGGGTCCCCTTTTTGGGGCGGTATAGAAAACCTGCCGAATATTGTTTATCTTTTCTTGAGAAATACAGCGAACAACGGAATAACCCGCTTATGAACCGAATGCCCTGAA
Coding sequences within:
- a CDS encoding winged helix-turn-helix transcriptional regulator, translated to MYVKKIPEQLDYGVNMTMKVLGGKWKPCILDCIHSAIRRPSEIHRHIPEAPRRVINQQLKELEECSVVYKTVYHELPLRVEYHLTERGKLLIPVIRMMDQWGNEHLEQEGVHCSPIDTVAITQEENLS
- a CDS encoding efflux RND transporter permease subunit; protein product: MFKKIIDRPVTATVISVIIFILGVLALKRLPIETFPDIAPPSVVVSARYPGANAETVARAVATPLEQAINGVENMTYMSSASSNDGSLAISIFFALGTNPDQAAVNVQNRVAQAVNQLPKEVVQTGIITAKQQNGMLMSVELHAKDHRYDGEFVSNYALINIIPKIQRIKGVGKAGLYGSKDYAMRIWLNPGQLAAYRMTPQEVINAINNQNLEAAPGRLGEGSDVAYEYAIKYKGKLNKEPDYENIVVRADTSGRILRLKDVARVELGSLDHAYADAITIEGKPDAAIIIYQTPGSNANDIQTEILALMEKEKKKFPAGITYDVSFSTKKFLDESIDQVKHTLIEAFVLVFLVVFIFLQDFRSTLIPAIAVPVSIVGTFFFMKLFGFTINLLTLFALILAIGIVVDDAIVVVEAVHTRLGKKEGARKATVGAMSEITGAIFSITLVMAAVFLPVGLMDGPVGVFYRQFAFTLAIAIVLSAFNALTLSPALCVLFLKETHAGNEKGWRRFFGLFNVAFEALTGRYIQAIRFLVKRKWWAFGGLAVVTAAGFILAYTAPKAFIPAEDQSNLISTVSLPPGAGLERTRRLLAKADEKIRKMDAVKFNAIVLGENLMAASTSPSFASIYIVLKPKKERGPVADIDAVVDSVGRIFNQISEGNAFTFNMPTVQGFGAVDGLDVALQDNTGGSIEKLADQADKFIAALQQRKEIGGAFTSFNARFPQYQLEVDETKARQLGMEVSDILSTMQAFYGSMYASDFNRFGKYYRVVVQADAPYRTDERSLDNVHVKNAYGEMVPLKSVAHLERVFGPEVVNHLNQANAVTISVQAAKGFSTGDAMRAVNETAEALPIGYSHEYIGMAREEAAAGTQMVFIFGLCIVFVYFLLAAQYESYVLPLAVILSLPAGIFGVFAFIRMMGITNNIYVQIGLIMLIGLLAKNAILIVEFAVQRRRSGQSLIAAATAAAALRLRPILMTSFAFIAGLLPLLFAQGASEQGNRSIATGTVGGMLTGVVLGVFVIPVLFVVFQALHERFFGRKEKLKELAVA
- a CDS encoding DAPG hydrolase family protein, with translation MKPEEANQLLEPGYLPFEAGYKRLDNGILLVAARSSIMQVTGKMIDWWFSYVQHTEQYKWWHEEDHVFSDWIGERGTGKYIGGTHIAYEKLGGDTIHKLKINFLDPAELLDTSRFAASGVSTAIHARLGEAGKKGWTAKMVHFVRDTPYGCEMRSRFWLGCFEDIDLANDYDTRVAVYPDEIGYGLQKHCHEEMSNLGIFLPALYERETGLKR